In one window of Heterodontus francisci isolate sHetFra1 chromosome 24, sHetFra1.hap1, whole genome shotgun sequence DNA:
- the LOC137383592 gene encoding QRFP-like peptide receptor has translation MLSMKIWVKRKMNSSLGFPDSNFPLVKHLMKNNLSLYLSDTFLHEDLGNLENILLTIREPSTIALTVMYTISFVVGFIGNIMSIKVLTSKRNNRMPGVSATRSLLINLAVCDLMVVCVCMPTTLGYQIYKAWIYGDFMCRAAPFTQAVSVSASVLSITVISVNRYYNVHNPLNARSFFTWRKIFWTIFVVWLLSSGICMPLIFMNKLEEIDPTFGVPFCSEVWSQVKLKQAYNFLLFCALYGLPVLFNLVICFLTWRKLWSTSSHFKECDSRSQSLPASRLKIRKKIAKMVVALVILFALSWLPVYVVDIWLDFNTEDASRDDDTSSEWIMHFRPFAQWLGLTNSSLNPICYCFVGDLYRSAKEIKNKYRRTLVSLFNYSLSEGSTRSSIPKLLSYKESCQISTKEFNFIESKEEKSKDYCSPPGICETSLSTCHPVPKHTVVTDDDDTRNSN, from the coding sequence ATGCTTTCTATGAAGATCTGGGTCAAGAGGAAAATGAATTCTTCACTGGGCTTCCCCGACTCAAACTTCCCTTTGGTTAAACATTTAATGAAAAACAATCTTTCCCTCTACCTTTCGGACACTTTCTTGCACGAAGACCTGGGCAATCTGGAGAATATTTTGTTAACCATCCGAGAACCTTCCACTATCGCCCTGACGGTAATGTACACCATATCTTTCGTTGTTGGCTTCATTGGGAACATTATGTCAATCAAAGTACTGACCAGCAAAAGGAATAACAGGATGCCTGGGGTGAGTGCCACTCGCAGTTTGCTGATAAACCTTGCTGTCTGTGATCTGATGGTGGTCTGCGTCTGCATGCCTACAACCCTGGGTTACCAGATCTACAAAGCTTGGATTTATGGTGACTTCATGTGCAGAGCAGCTCCTTTTACCCAGGCCGTGTCAGTCTCTGCCAGTGTCCTCAGTATCACTGTTATAAGTGTTAACAGATACTATAATGTCCACAACCCATTAAATGCCAGATCATTCTTCACCTGGAGAAAAATCTTTTGGACTATTTTTGTGGTGTGGTTGTTGTCATCTGGTATCTGTATGCCTCTTATTTTTATGAACAAATTGGAAGAGATTGACCCTACATTTGGGGTTCCTTTCTGCAGTGAAGTCTGGTCCCAAGTCAAGTTGAAGCAGGCATATAATTTTCTGCTCTTCTGTGCTCTCTATGGTTTGCCTGTGCTGTTTAATCTAGTGATTTGCTTTCTCACTTGGCGCAAACTTTGGAGCACATCCAGTCACTTCAAAGAGTGCGACTCCAGGAGTCAGTCCCTTCCAGCTTCAAGGTTGAAAATTCGCAAAAAGATTGCCAAAATGGTGGTGGCTTTGGTGATTCTGTTTGCCCTTTCATGGTTACCCGTCTATGTGGTGGACATCTGGTTAGATTTCAATACTGAAGATGCTTCAAGGGATGATGACACGTCTTCAGAGTGGATCATGCATTTCAGACCATTTGCCCAGTGGCTTGGTCTCACCAATTCTTCCCTCAATCCAATTTGCTATTGCTTTGTAGGGGACTTGTACAGATCAGCCAAGGAAATAAAAAACAAATATAGAAGAACACTAGTTTCTCTTTTTAACTATTCTTTGTCTGAAGGCTCCACAAGGTCATCCATACCGAAACTTCTTTCCTACAAAGAATCGTGTCAGATATCTACAAAAGAATTCAATTTCATTGAGTCAAAGGAGGAGAAATCTAAGGATTATTGTTCACCTCCTGGTATTTGTGAGACATCATTGAGTACATGCCACCCTGTTCCAAAACATACTGTTGTAACTGATGATGATGACACAAGGAACAGTAACTAG